A DNA window from Xiphias gladius isolate SHS-SW01 ecotype Sanya breed wild chromosome 3, ASM1685928v1, whole genome shotgun sequence contains the following coding sequences:
- the mreg gene encoding melanoregulin has product MGLALKKFCMQFCCCCCAGDEDDEDEKQPLVPQDPLEYFNREVQKRRDEETNLWSEPGDPSHSERDDDRTLYTLLQARNKTRMGSTGYRRLSVDIEAMRDTRREVRDKWKTILENLGFMAEADSLLTVSAGASHDRMRNAPAARALLHTLHSETSIFSSREPPPERYLFILDRLVYLDIADDFLAKAKRFYPPKEDSDEEVTGLNINLPLLLARVEAMNGGVDDDEEDESEREDGNLSDRS; this is encoded by the exons ATGGGTTTAGCCTTGAAGAAGTTTTGCATGcagttctgctgctgctgttgcgcTGGTGAcgaagatgatgaggatgagaAGCAGCCATTAGTACC TCAGGATCCATTGGAGTATTTCAACCGTGAAGTCCAGAAGCGTCGTGATGAGGAGACCAACCTGTGGAGTGAGCCAGGAGACCCTAGCCACTCGGAGAGAGACGACGACCGGACCCTTTATACCCTGCTGCAGGCCAGGAACAAGACCCGCATGGGATCCACG GGCTATCGCCGCCTGAGTGTTGATATTGAAGCCATGAGAGATACCCGGCGAGAAGTCAGAGACAAATGGAAGACAATTCTGGAGAACCTAG GTTTCATGGCGGAGGCAGACTCGCTGCTGACAGTGTCTGCCGGTGCCTCTCATGACCGCATGCGTAACGCCCCAGCAGCACGTGCCCTTCTGCATACGCTCCACTCTGAGACCTCCatcttcagcagcagagagccACCCCCAGAAAGATATCTGTTCATCCTG GATCGTCTTGTGTATCTCGATATAGCTGACGATTTTCTGGCAAAGGCAAAGCGCTTCTATCCGCCAAAGGAGGATTCCGACGAGGAGGTGACAGGCCTTAACATTAACCTGCCGCTGCTGCTGGCCAGGGTAGAGGCCATGAATGGAGGAGTCGACGAcgatgaagaggatgagagcGAAAGAGAGGATGGGAACTTGAGTGACAGATCCTAA
- the LOC120806063 gene encoding telethonin, whose amino-acid sequence MPICTVLEKRNGEVAGAELSCSVREENKAQRESYSADWHSVSLKTQPQDRQTMNMNDDSRRETLSRQWRARSLIQTCPSGVFRVGTVERGVREHQLLPKRKTLPLPIFTPAELGVRLGRGAPHTAEDLQPYPTPDGACPSKRPMDEITRDLPPLKPTLMEFAKAPKTLGRSMSLEAQRG is encoded by the exons ATGCCAATCTGTACCGTCCTTGAGAAGCGCAATGGTGAGGTGGCgggagctgagctgagctgcagcGTACGCGAGGAGAACAAGGCTCAGAGGGAGAGCTACAGTGCTGACTGGCACAGCGTCAGTCTCAAAACACAGCCTCAAGACAG GCAGACGATGAACATGAACGACGACTCTCGCAGGGAGACTCTGTCCCGGCAGTGGCGGGCCCGTTCGCTGATACAGACCTGCCCCTCTGGTGTCTTCAGAGTGGGAACCGTGGAAAGAGGGGTGAGGGAGCACCAGCTGCTGCCAAAGAGGAAAACCCTCCCCCTGCCCATCTTCACCCCCGCAGAGCTGGGTGTCCGGCTCGGACGCGGAGCCCCACACACCGCGGAGGACCTGCAGCCCTACCCCACTCCAGATGGGGCCTGTCCCAGCAAGAGGCCCATGGACGAGATCACAAGAGATCTTCCCCCGCTCAAGCCTACCCTCATGGAGTTCGCCAAAGCACCCAAAACCCTGGGTCGCTCCATGTCCCTGGAGGCTCAGAGAGGGTGA
- the stard3 gene encoding stAR-related lipid transfer protein 3, with the protein MPGGEYGELGGSLPAIASLNASYSTSLSLPSPYLFVPPAERKAISDVRRTFCLFVTFDLLFISLLWIIELNISSTVWDSLGNEVVHYNFKSSFFDIFLLAVFRFLCLQVGYAAFRLKHWWVIAITTLVTSVFLVVKVIVSNLLSQNAFGYVLPITSFVVAWLETWFLDFKVLTQEADDERAYLAAVNAACERAPMIYPRAVSDGQFYSPPESVAGSEEDLDEEGLGRRAVTAQEKEYVRQGREAMSVLEQILAQEDNWKFEKNSDMGDSVYTLEIPFHGKTFILKALMQCTAELVYQEVILQPEKMVQWNKTVSACQILQRVDDNTLVSYDVSAGAAGGVVSARDFVNVRRVERKRDCYLSAGMATDHDAKPPSGRYVRGENGPGGFVVLKSSSNPSVCTFIWVLNTDLKGRLPRYLIHQSLAATMFEFMSHLRQRIADLRPSHRSHHHHHHHT; encoded by the exons ATGCCGGGTGGAGAGTATGGGGAGCTTGGGGGCAGCCTCCCCGCCATCGCCTCCCTGAACGCTTCCTACTCTACGTCACTGTCCCTCCCTTCCCCGTACTTGTTTGTACCACCTGCGGAGCGCAAGGCCATTTCCGATGTCCGTCGCaccttctgtctctttgtgaCGTTCGATCTGCTCTTCATCTCGCTTCTGTGGATTATTGAGTTGAAC ATCTCCAGCACAGTCTGGGACAGTTTAGGAAATGAGGTTGTCCATTATAACTTCAAGTCTTCATTCTTTGACATCTTT CTCCTTGCCGTGTTTCGTTTCCTGTGTCTACAAGTGGGTTACGCTGCTTTTCGGTTAAAGCACTGGTGGGTGATTGCG ATTACCACTTTGGTGACCAGTGTCTTCCTTGTTGTTAAGGTCATTGTATCTAat CTCCTGTCCCAGAATGCCTTTGGCTATGTTTTGCCCATCACCTCTTTTGTGGTGGCCTGGCTGGAGACCTGGTTTCTTGACTTCAAGGTGCTCACGCAGGAGGCAGATGATGAAAGAG CCTACCTAGCAGCAGTGAACGCAGCCTGTGAACGCGCCCCCATGATCTACCCCCGCGCTGTTTCAGACGGACAGTTCTACTCTCCACCTGAGTCTGTCGCAG GCTCTGAAGAAGATCTGGATGAGGAGGGTCTTGGGCGCAGAGCTGTCACTGCTCAG GAGAAGGAGTACGTCCGACAGGGTCGTGAGGCCATGTCTGTGTTGGAACAGATCCTAGCCCAGGAGGACAactggaaatttgaaaaaaacagt GACATGGGAGACTCTGTCTACACCCTGGAGATTCCCTTCCACGGAAAGACTTTCATTCTCAAG GCCTTAATGCAGTGTACTGCTGAGCTTGTGTATCAGGAGGTAATTCTACAACCAGAGAAGATGGTCCAGTGGAACAAAACTGTGTCTGCCTGCCAG ATCCTCCAGAGGGTTGACGACAACACCCTAGTATCATATGATGTCTCTGCTGGAGCAGCAGGGGGAGTTGTGTCTGCCAG GGACTTTGTTAATGTTCGTCGGGTGGAACGCAAACGAGACTGCTACCTGTCTGCCGGCATGGCAACCGACCACGACGCCAAACCTCCAAGCGGTCGCTACGTCAG GGGAGAAAATGGTCCAGGAGGGTTTGTGGTCCTCAAATCCAGCAGTAATCCATCTGTCTGCACCTTCATCTGGGTACTCAACACAGACTTGAAG gGCCGTCTGCCCCGTTACCTCATCCACCAGAGTCTGGCTGCCACCATGTTTGAATTCATGTCCCATTTACGCCAACGTATTGCTGACCTGCGGCCCTCTCACcgctcccaccaccaccaccaccaccacacttAA